Within the Butyrivibrio sp. AE3004 genome, the region ATACGAAAGTCCTTCTGCGGCAGGAACCACCTTACCGTCAAATCCAAGGACCTCTCCTGAGGTCATATTTTCGACAAGATACTCTGAAATAGTTGGAACACCTTCTTCACCCATCTTGTAAAGTGTAACACCGGTTCCCTTCATCTCGCGTTCAGCCTGAATAAAATATCTTCCATCAGTCCACATGCCTGCCCAATCCTTTGAAACCACAAGCGTTCCGTTAGATCCGGTAAACCCGCAGAAATATTCTCTTGCCTTAAAGAAATCAGCTGAATACTCAGAATTGTGATAATCAGATGTAGGCATAAGATAATAGTCGATGCCATTCGCTGCCATTTTAGCTCTTAGTGCAGAGAGTCTGTTCTTTATCACTTTATTCATAATTGTCTATATTCCTCCTCTACAAAATAAACACATTAAAAAAGGCAGGCTTTTTATTCCTGCCTTTAATAATTTATTATACATTATATCCCTTATCTTTCGTCAAGCGGGATATAATCATGCATTTCACTTACTGCCATATATGCCGGACGAATAATCTTGCTATTATTTGCCAGCTCCTCCATTCGGTGTGCACTCCAACCAACAATACGCGCAATCGCAAACATCGGTGTAAAAAGTTCTTCAGGAAGCTCCAGCATCTTGTAAACAAATCCTGAATAGAAATCGACATTTATACTAACACCTTTGTACATCTTTCGTTCTTTGCTTATTACCTGCGGTGCCAGTCTCTCTACCATTTCGTAGAGGGCAAGCTCTTTTTCCATTCCCTTTTCTTTTGCAAGCTGAATTGTATATTCCTTCAAAAGTACGGCTCTGGGGTCGGATTTTGAATATATAGCATGTCCGACACCATAAATAAGACCCGCTTTGTCAAAAGCTTCCTTATGAAGAAGTTTTCCCAAATATTCTGTTACCTCTTCCTCATCTGTCCAATCCTTAAGATCTTTCTCCATCTGATCAAACATATGAATAACCTTAATGTTTGCGCCACCATGACGAGGGCCCTTAAGTGAGCCTATAGCTGCTGCTATAACAGAATAGGTATCAGTCATTGAAGAGCTTACAACATGAGTTGTAAATGATGAGTTATTACCACCACCGTGCTCCATATGTAAAATAAGACAAATATCAAGAAGTCTTGCTTCAAGCTCCGTATACTTACTGTCAGGCCTCAGCAGATAAAGAATATGTTCTGCTGTTGAAAGTTCAGCCTTCGGAGGATGAATAAAAAGACTGTTTCCCTCATGATAATGGTTATATGCCTGATATCCGTATATAGCAAGAAGCGGAAAAAGACTTATCATCTGCAGAGACTGCCTTAATACGTTAGGCATGGAAACATCATCTGCATGATTATCATAGGAATACAACGTAAGTACACTTCTGGATAATGTATTCATCATATCACGGCTAGGAGCTTTCATAATGATATCTCTGACAAAGCCTGTAGGAAGTGATCTGTAAAAACCAAGCAGCTGAGTAAAGCCTTGAAGCTCATCCTTGCTCGGAAGCTTTCCAAACAGAATCAGGTATGCCGCTTCTTCAAAGCCATATTTAGATACACTGGCTGTACCATGGACAATTTCCCTTACATTTATACCGCGATAAAAAAGTTCTCCGTCAGTGGGAATTCTCTCCCCGTTCACTTCCTTTGTCGCATTTATTGTGGAGATATTGGTAAGACCGGTCAGAACACCCTTACCATTTAAATCACGAAGTCCTCTCTTTACATCATATTTTGTAAAAAGTTCCGGATCAATGCTGTCAGCGCCTTCAACAACCTTAGCGAGATCGACTAATTCCGGTGTATTATCTGAGTAAATGTTTCTCTCGTTGTCCTTGTTTCCCATTCTACCTCCTTGATCAATGCATATTTATTATTTTTTATTTCAGGAAATCTCTTACCGCATCAGCAAGAGCATCCTTGGCAACAACCTTGTTGTGTCGAACCGCTGCATCACGAATTGATGTTACAGCCTCAGGAATCTCTACGCCGGATACCTCTGAAAGCTTATCAGCAAGCTGAAAATCATCAAGGCTTGCATCATCTTTGCCAAGAGCCTGCATAACGCTTCTGGTAAACTTATACGGGCTTGCCGTTGAGGCAATTACTGTTACGGTCTTGTCACCTGTTTCTTTTTTATATTTATTATACACGCTTGAAGCTACAGCGGTATGAGTATCAATAAGATATCCTGTGTTATTAAATAGATTACGAATAGCCTCCGCAGTTTCTTCTTCGTTTGCATATCCACCGAAGAAGCATGAAAGCTCTTCTCTCATCGAATCCGAGATTACATACCTACCATCCTCGGTAAGCTGCTTCATGTAGGAAGCATCTTTAGCAGCATCATCACCTGCTATATGATAAATAAGGCGCTCAAGATTGGATGAAATAAGAATATCCATTGAAGGAGAGCTTGTCAGTATGAAGTCACGATTTCTATCATATTCACCTGTCTTAAAGAAATCATATAAAACCTTGTTTGAATTTGATGCACAGATAAATGTTTTAATAGGAAGTCCCATCTTGCCTGCATAATATGCAGCCAGGATATTTCCGAAGTTACCTGTGGGAACTACAACATTTATCTTATCGCCTTCAGCAATTCTTCCTTCTTTAAGAAGTCTTGTATATGCATAAACATAATAAACTATCTGAGGAACAAGTCTGCCTATGTTGATAGAATTTGCTGATGAAAACTGGAATCCCTTCTCATCCAGTTCCTTTGCAAAATCATGGTCAGTAAATATCTTCTTCACTCCTGTCTGTGCATCATCAAAATTACCCTCAATACCTATAACACAAGTATTATCACCTTCCTGGGTTACCATCTGTTTTTCCTGAATAGGTGAAACACCGTTCTTAGGGTAAAATACAATGATCCTTGTTCCGGGAACATTTGCAAATCCGGCAAGTGCAGCTTTTCCTGTATCTCCGCTTGTAGCAGTAAGAATAACTATCTCATTTTTGATGTCATTTTTCTTAGCTGCAGTAGTCATAAGATAGGGAAGAATAGAAAGTGCCATATCCTTAAAAGCAATTGTTTTTCCATGATATAGCTCAAGGAA harbors:
- the thrC gene encoding threonine synthase; its protein translation is MNVMYSSTRGDKHKVTASQAILQGLAADGGLFVPDSIPKLDKSLSELKEMDYRETAYQVMKLLLSDFTEEELRYCINHAYDSKFDTEEMAPMTEADGAFFLELYHGKTIAFKDMALSILPYLMTTAAKKNDIKNEIVILTATSGDTGKAALAGFANVPGTRIIVFYPKNGVSPIQEKQMVTQEGDNTCVIGIEGNFDDAQTGVKKIFTDHDFAKELDEKGFQFSSANSINIGRLVPQIVYYVYAYTRLLKEGRIAEGDKINVVVPTGNFGNILAAYYAGKMGLPIKTFICASNSNKVLYDFFKTGEYDRNRDFILTSSPSMDILISSNLERLIYHIAGDDAAKDASYMKQLTEDGRYVISDSMREELSCFFGGYANEEETAEAIRNLFNNTGYLIDTHTAVASSVYNKYKKETGDKTVTVIASTASPYKFTRSVMQALGKDDASLDDFQLADKLSEVSGVEIPEAVTSIRDAAVRHNKVVAKDALADAVRDFLK
- a CDS encoding citrate/2-methylcitrate synthase, whose translation is MGNKDNERNIYSDNTPELVDLAKVVEGADSIDPELFTKYDVKRGLRDLNGKGVLTGLTNISTINATKEVNGERIPTDGELFYRGINVREIVHGTASVSKYGFEEAAYLILFGKLPSKDELQGFTQLLGFYRSLPTGFVRDIIMKAPSRDMMNTLSRSVLTLYSYDNHADDVSMPNVLRQSLQMISLFPLLAIYGYQAYNHYHEGNSLFIHPPKAELSTAEHILYLLRPDSKYTELEARLLDICLILHMEHGGGNNSSFTTHVVSSSMTDTYSVIAAAIGSLKGPRHGGANIKVIHMFDQMEKDLKDWTDEEEVTEYLGKLLHKEAFDKAGLIYGVGHAIYSKSDPRAVLLKEYTIQLAKEKGMEKELALYEMVERLAPQVISKERKMYKGVSINVDFYSGFVYKMLELPEELFTPMFAIARIVGWSAHRMEELANNSKIIRPAYMAVSEMHDYIPLDER